The Petrotoga mobilis SJ95 genomic sequence AGTATCTCTGGTAAACTGCTGGCCGATTCTTCTCATAAAGTCAACTTGCAATTCAGAAGACCACACGGTTAAAGTTTGTGAAAAAAGTGAAAGTGCTCCTACTAACATTACCAAAGTTAAAATTAAGCCTTTTTTCATCTTAATACCCCCTTTTGAGTGTTTTTTCCTTATGGAAACGTTTTTACTAAACTAATTATAACAAAAAAGGATACAATTTCAAATCGGGATTATTGGCGATTAAATCCGGTTAAAGGTGATTATCAAGAATTATTTCCGATTAAGAGCAAAAATCTCAGTTTTTCGATATTTTTCTCAAAAATTTAAACAGGATAAATTGCTGTATCTTCATTCTGAAAGCTTTCTGCCAGGTTTAGGTCAATGTTAAGTGAACGAACGTAATTATTTTTCAAGAATTTTTTACCAACTTCTTTGAATAAAACGTAGGTCAATAAATCTTCATCATTCTGAGCCAATATGCCTATTTCCTTTTTCGCTTTTTCTAGCTCAGGTTCTAAATCATCTGCTGGTCTATAGTCTATGGGTTTCTCATTGACTAATGCTAATTTGTATAATTCTTCGTCTACTGGGGCAGGTGGTTTTCCATAGAGGCCTTTCAAGTAATTTTTTACTTCGTTAGTTATCATTGAATATCTTTTACCAGTTAATACGTTTAAAACAGCTTGAACTCCTACGATCTGACTAGTGGGGGTTACCAAAGGGGGATATCCTAAATCTTTTCGAACCTTAGGTACTTCTTGTAGAACATCGCTTAATTTATCTTCAGCCTTTTGTGACTTTAGTTGAGAAACTAAATTAGAAAGCATACCTCCAGGGATTTGAGCATTTAATATTCTGGCATCTATTGATTCCATCTTGACATCGTACTCACTGTATTTCGACCTTACCTTCCAAAAATATTCAACCAATTTCATTATTGTTTTTGTATCTAGATCTAAGTCGTAGGTGTAGACAAAAGGTTCGACCGCTGGTTCTGAGGTACCGTTAGCAAAAGGGCTCAACGCTAAATCCAGAATGTCTGCTCCAGCTTCTACTCCAGCGAAATAAGCCATAGAAGCAAGACCAGTGGTTGCGTGAGAATGAATATCAACAAGGATGTTGAATTTCTTCTTGATTTCTTTTACCAAATCATAGGCATCTTTTGGTTTTAACAATCCCGCCATATCTTTTATAACAATTGAATCGACGCCTCTTTCCACTAATTCTTTTGTATAATTTAAATAGTACTGCAGATTGTGAACGGGACTAACGGTATAACATATAGCTCCTTGAACATGAATATTTCTTTTTTTTGCAACCTCTATAGACTTTTCCAAGTTACGAATATCGTTTAAAGCATCGAAAACCCTTATGATATCCATGCTGTAGTCAGCTACTTTGTTAACGAATAATTCTACCACGTCATCGGCATAATTTCTGTATCCAACTAAATTTTGCCCTCTTAGAAGCATTTGGATTTTGGTATTTTTTAATTTCGCTCTTATGGTTTTTAGCCTTTGCCATGGATCTTCGTTGAGGTATCTTATGCATGAATCGTAAGTAGCCCCACCCCATACTTCCATAGAATAATAGCCAACTTGATCGAAGTCTGTCAATTGACCTTCAAAATCATCCATTTTTAATCTCGTTGCTATTAAAGATTGTTGCCCGTCTCTTAAAGTTGTATCAACTATATATGGTTTTTTATTCATCTTATTCAACTCCTTTTGTAAAAATTTCTTTTAAAAATCTTTAAAATTGGAAGCCCTATAATATACGTTGCAACAGCTTCTCCGACTCCTATCCAAAGTACAGAAAAGAAATACGGTACTCCATACAATGGGGCGACATAAGCAGACACCCCAAAGGCGTTAATTAATATGGGAGGAAGAGGAGCTAAATACTCATTTGGCATCTTCCAAGTTATAATTCCTGCTATCAAGGTCAATAAACTTCCAAACCAGATATCCCAAGCACCCAAACCACCTATTATATTTGCTAACAGTGCACCTACGTAGATTCCTGGAATAAATGCAGGATCAAGATAAGTCAGAACCACAAAAGCCTCAGCAATTCTAACCTGTATAGGGCCGAAACTGATAGGTTGAAATATAATACAAAGAACAACATATAATGCCGCTATTAAAGAGGCTCTAACGATCCTTATTGAACTCATATCTCCTCCAAAATGAAAAATCTGGTAAAGTATTTCAACTCTACCAGATTATTTTTAAATTAAAGTTTTTATTGATTTAAAAGTAGATCTATATTCTCGAGTATTTGCTGCCTTTGATTAGATCTTTCTTCATCAAGGCTTTCTGTATTTAATGAATCTAAGGTACCTTTTATTGTTTCCAAATCTTGTCTTACAGATTCAATGTCACCTGTTGAATTATAATACTCTAAAATGTAGGAGTAAACAGTTGCATAATAGTCAAAAGCTACATTAGGATCGTCAGGTTTTACTTGATATAATCTTCCTATAATCTCTATGGAATCTGGATTCACTTCTCTTAATGCCACGAGAGAATTTTCCAAGGCTACATTCATTTGTTCTACATCGTTTGTTAATTCATTGTATTTGCTCTGAATTTCTGGCTCTGTGAAGACTCCATAGGTACCTTGTAAATATGCAATTTCCCTTAAAGCAAATTCTTTTTGGGAGGCTTCGTTACGGAGATCTGTCGACTCGGCGGTGTCTTTGATTTGGGTATAATATTCAATTTGATTATTTATTTCATCGTTGCTATATCCTAGAAATTCTGGATAGGATTGAGCTATATTCAAATAGCTTTCAAAATCATTTTTTTGAGAAATTTTCATAGGAAGTAGATTTTCCACAGTGAAAATATAAGAGACATACCATTCTTCAGGTAACTCATTATCGTTTAATATAGCTTCACGGTACTTCTTTTCAACATTTGCTAAGTCTTCAAAAGATTGCGCATAATAAATATCGTATGCTATATCCAAGGGTTCGTATGAAATTACAAAATCGTAGTTAGATATGTATGGCCCGTACCAATTGTTGATCTGATAATCCACATAACTAGCAGTCAATTGACTTTTTATATCTTCGTCTGCTAATAACTCATCCGCTGTTTCATATATCTTTTTGTCTTCAACTCTCACTATTTCATATCCCAACGGAGAACTTAATGGACCGATTATTTCTCCAGGAGTTGAAGAGAGTGAAGCTTCAAATATATTTTCAGAAATATCTCCACGTTTTACCCATCCAACCAATCCACCAACTGATGCTGTTTGAGCGTCTACAGAGTTTTTTGAAGCTGCGTCAGTGAAAGAGATATTATTTTGCAATATCTCAGATTTAAGGTTATTGGCTGTACTTTCATCTACTGTTACAATTCTACTGATTTTAACTGTATCAAATTCGTTTTTGAAATTTTCTAGGTTATCCGAAACATAGGTTGATAGTTCTACTTCTGAGAAATTGGAAAAATAATTTCTTAATTCGTTAATTACCTCATTTCTATACACTAGGCTGCTAACGAAACCACGAAAATATTCTTCTTTTTCAAAAAACATTAAGAAAATTTGCTTTGTGCTTTCATTTCCCATGTATTGACTGTACATCTGATCTGTTTCTTGGGAAATTTTCGTTGCATCCAACGTTATCCCATTATCGTTTAAAAACTTTTCCATGGCTTTGTATTCCATTAAAACATCAGTTATACTTATTAGATCTAATGGTTTGTTAAAATACTGATCGTATTGGGGGTTTTGACTCAACATATTCAATAATGTATTGTGATACTCCCCCATCAATTGATCCAATTCCAAAAAATAAGATTCGTGAATTTGTTCCCCATCCTGTGAAGTTAAATATGCCACTGATTCTGAGAATATTGATACAGAGAGAATTACTAGAATACCAAATACTACTAAAAGTTTTTTCATCTTGGACCTCCTCTGATTTGATAATTTTATACGATATACTGACTTCAAAAACTCTAAAACCTGTTTTAGCGCCCCTTCGCCCCGCAGCCCGCCCATAAGGAAAAGGATTTTTTTGCCCTTCCACCGATCCCCACCAATAAGGAAAGGAATAGCAATACTTTCATGATAACTGTTAATAATTAAAAGAAGCTTAAAAATTATGCTAGAAAATTTGGCTGATTCTTTTATATGTGGTATAATAGAATGAAAATTATATAACTTTCTAGTTAAGAGTAGATTAACCTACCTAAAGGAGGGAGGGATTGTATTGATTCCATTAAAAGAGAAACTGATAATGAAAACTTTATACCACAAATTCAATGATCAACTGCCTCAATTAGAAACTGAAATTAGCTACAAAAGAGGAAACAAACATCTATTTTTTGTCTTATACGCTCTAAAATCTACTAGTGAAAAGTTATTATCTCACGATCTAATAAAAAATGGAAATGAGCTTATTTTTACACTTGAGGCTGGAAAAGAAAAACATAACGTGAAATTAGAGACAAAAGAAAGTTATAAATCTTATTATTTCGTATCTATAAACGACAATTTGAATATCGATGAATTTGTTCAAATAGAGCCTAAATTAATCAATGAATGATTCTTTCCATTTCTATTTGTTTTATAAATATAGAATAATTATTGTCAATTAAAGCTTTGTACAACGGATCATCTTCTGGAACTGAGACTAAAACAATTCTATCTTTTATTTCAAAAAGTTTAGATGAGATATCTTCAATTATTGCGTCGAAGGTGTAACCCTCTTCAACAGGGGAGGCATCGACTATGTAACAATTATCTTTGTTGAATCCCCACACAACATAGCCGCATTTCTTATTGTTGTCGGAGATGATTTCATAGTTGTATCTGTTTTCACTAAGTTTTATGGTTATAGGTTCTCTTTGCCAATTTGGTTTTCTCTTAAATCTAAATTTTGCTTCTATTGCCATTTCATGGATTACATCTGAAGTAGTTTGTTCGTATTTGAAATGAGCATTTGATGAGTTATCTTTTTCTTTAAAAAAAGAAGCCAGCTCCCTTGTTGCCCTAAAACCATGCTTATTATAAAATCTTATAGACCTTAAATCACTTTGGGCAACTTCTAAGATTATTTTCTTTATCTCTTTCCATTTTAATGTTTCAATTGTTCGAAAGATGATTTC encodes the following:
- a CDS encoding pyruvate carboxylase subunit B; this translates as MNKKPYIVDTTLRDGQQSLIATRLKMDDFEGQLTDFDQVGYYSMEVWGGATYDSCIRYLNEDPWQRLKTIRAKLKNTKIQMLLRGQNLVGYRNYADDVVELFVNKVADYSMDIIRVFDALNDIRNLEKSIEVAKKRNIHVQGAICYTVSPVHNLQYYLNYTKELVERGVDSIVIKDMAGLLKPKDAYDLVKEIKKKFNILVDIHSHATTGLASMAYFAGVEAGADILDLALSPFANGTSEPAVEPFVYTYDLDLDTKTIMKLVEYFWKVRSKYSEYDVKMESIDARILNAQIPGGMLSNLVSQLKSQKAEDKLSDVLQEVPKVRKDLGYPPLVTPTSQIVGVQAVLNVLTGKRYSMITNEVKNYLKGLYGKPPAPVDEELYKLALVNEKPIDYRPADDLEPELEKAKKEIGILAQNDEDLLTYVLFKEVGKKFLKNNYVRSLNIDLNLAESFQNEDTAIYPV
- a CDS encoding QueT transporter family protein, encoding MSSIRIVRASLIAALYVVLCIIFQPISFGPIQVRIAEAFVVLTYLDPAFIPGIYVGALLANIIGGLGAWDIWFGSLLTLIAGIITWKMPNEYLAPLPPILINAFGVSAYVAPLYGVPYFFSVLWIGVGEAVATYIIGLPILKIFKRNFYKRS
- a CDS encoding peptidylprolyl isomerase, yielding MKKLLVVFGILVILSVSIFSESVAYLTSQDGEQIHESYFLELDQLMGEYHNTLLNMLSQNPQYDQYFNKPLDLISITDVLMEYKAMEKFLNDNGITLDATKISQETDQMYSQYMGNESTKQIFLMFFEKEEYFRGFVSSLVYRNEVINELRNYFSNFSEVELSTYVSDNLENFKNEFDTVKISRIVTVDESTANNLKSEILQNNISFTDAASKNSVDAQTASVGGLVGWVKRGDISENIFEASLSSTPGEIIGPLSSPLGYEIVRVEDKKIYETADELLADEDIKSQLTASYVDYQINNWYGPYISNYDFVISYEPLDIAYDIYYAQSFEDLANVEKKYREAILNDNELPEEWYVSYIFTVENLLPMKISQKNDFESYLNIAQSYPEFLGYSNDEINNQIEYYTQIKDTAESTDLRNEASQKEFALREIAYLQGTYGVFTEPEIQSKYNELTNDVEQMNVALENSLVALREVNPDSIEIIGRLYQVKPDDPNVAFDYYATVYSYILEYYNSTGDIESVRQDLETIKGTLDSLNTESLDEERSNQRQQILENIDLLLNQ
- a CDS encoding GNAT family N-acetyltransferase — translated: MITYESLKNVSTSVVIELVNEVFKDYVFPVNWNLESFEKDVKENSISIEDSFIALSDGIPVGFSIISIRKDVGRIDSFGVKEEFRGKGLASEIIFRTIETLKWKEIKKIILEVAQSDLRSIRFYNKHGFRATRELASFFKEKDNSSNAHFKYEQTTSDVIHEMAIEAKFRFKRKPNWQREPITIKLSENRYNYEIISDNNKKCGYVVWGFNKDNCYIVDASPVEEGYTFDAIIEDISSKLFEIKDRIVLVSVPEDDPLYKALIDNNYSIFIKQIEMERIIH